A part of Ptychodera flava strain L36383 chromosome 11, AS_Pfla_20210202, whole genome shotgun sequence genomic DNA contains:
- the LOC139143086 gene encoding juvenile hormone acid O-methyltransferase-like — MNPERSAVDKYATIRAADAVGNMKDITGMMTFETGDNVLDVGCGTGALTKLLADNVHSVTGLDKMPEMIDEAVQYQSADNITYLAADACDLTTIDKYQNTFDRVVANFVLHWVANTEDMLKAIHRYLKPGGQCYMNMCFAGFEKDAVAAIAAHTKEPKWAIYMEGYEYPYYPYQGSLEDFEENLRKTGFRNIQCRSEVKEFFFDNRDGAKASYVSFMDQASRIPKELREEYLEDVFNFAAEKGRTKEREYAFCFKLVSAVGCK, encoded by the exons ATGAATCCAGAGAGGTCGGCAGTGGACAAATATGCTACAATCAGAGCGGCAGATGCTGTGGGTAATATGAAAGATATCACCGGCATGATGACGTTTGAGACAGGTGATAATGTCTTGGATGTAGGATGCGGGACAGGAGCGCTGACCAAACTTCTTGCCGACAACGTTCATTCTGTGACAG GTCTCGACAAGATGCCTGAAATGATTGACGAAGCTGTACAATACCAGTCAGCGGACAATATCACCTACTTGGCCGCAGATGCTTGCGACTTGACTACTATAGATAAGTATCAGAACACGTTTGACAGGGTTGTTGCTAACTTTGTCTTACATTGGGTTGCCAACACGGAAGATATGCTGAAAGCGATTCATCGTTATCTTAAGCCTGGAGGTCAATGCTACATGAACATGTGCTTTGCGGGATTTGAGAAGGACGCTGTTGCAGCCATTGCTGCCCACACAAAGGAACCAAAATGGGCGATATACATGGAG GGCTATGAATACCCATATTATCCATATCAAGGCAGCTTGGAAGACTTTGAGGAAAACCTCAGGAAAACTGGGTTCAGGAACATACAATGCAGATCTGAAGTGAAGGAATTCTTCTTTGATAACCGAGATGGGGCAAAAG CATCATATGTAAGTTTCATGGACCAAGCCAGCAGAATACCAAAGGAATTACGGGAGGAATATTTAGAAGATGTCTTTAACTTCGCGGCCGAGAAGGGTCGAACGAAAGAAAGGGAATACGCATTTTGCTTTAAACTGGTTTCTGCCGTGGGCTGCAAATGA